Proteins encoded in a region of the Anoxybacillus amylolyticus genome:
- a CDS encoding IS4 family transposase, translating into MDCITFQALWKELDVRVFSKLIPIIDVDKYIKKLSAYRFLQLLIFAQINEIDSLTAMAKHVKDTKELHTELELDAISTSQLSRKLKHLSPSLFETIFHHLVQTIQRQLQATPTVEQIRRLHIIDSTTMSMCIGQYPWATFRKIKAGVRLHLRVVVQNDMTIPDRGVLLPAKHADRTQMEELITYDEEAIYLFDRGYVDYQQFDRLCEEGISFITRLKDNAIVEVWNEQRPDDESMMRDQEGVLGTNKTKMKHPLRLIQTKDSEGTVIVLVTNCFDRSAKEIADLYRCRWKIETFFKWMKQHLRIKRFWGTSENAVYTQIWVALITYCLQVLLQVKTGYKGTWLEVKRTIRLLLFQPFSEVIRSLFRKPSRKSKGRRTYRWVEEFERIEQQWVEGEVEHLDELEYDPIFLAPWK; encoded by the coding sequence ATGGATTGTATCACATTTCAAGCGCTTTGGAAAGAGCTCGATGTGCGTGTTTTTTCGAAACTAATCCCTATCATCGACGTAGATAAATACATCAAAAAGCTGTCTGCGTATCGTTTTTTACAATTGTTGATTTTTGCGCAAATCAACGAAATCGACAGCTTGACAGCGATGGCGAAACACGTAAAAGACACGAAAGAGCTTCACACGGAATTGGAGTTGGATGCCATTAGTACGTCGCAACTATCAAGGAAGCTAAAACATCTTTCTCCATCGTTATTCGAGACGATTTTCCATCATCTCGTACAGACGATTCAGCGTCAACTCCAAGCAACACCGACGGTGGAACAGATTCGTCGATTACACATTATTGATTCGACAACGATGAGCATGTGCATCGGGCAATATCCGTGGGCAACGTTTCGGAAAATCAAAGCAGGCGTTCGCCTTCATTTGCGGGTGGTGGTGCAAAACGACATGACGATTCCTGATCGAGGGGTTCTCCTTCCTGCCAAACACGCAGATCGAACACAAATGGAGGAACTCATCACCTACGATGAGGAAGCCATTTATTTATTCGATCGGGGATATGTCGATTACCAGCAGTTCGATCGATTGTGCGAAGAAGGAATTTCGTTCATCACCCGTTTGAAAGACAATGCGATTGTCGAAGTATGGAATGAACAACGCCCAGATGACGAGTCGATGATGCGGGATCAAGAAGGGGTTCTTGGGACGAACAAGACGAAAATGAAACATCCCCTTCGCCTGATTCAAACGAAGGACAGCGAAGGAACGGTCATTGTCTTAGTGACCAATTGTTTCGATCGATCCGCCAAGGAAATCGCAGATTTGTATCGCTGTCGGTGGAAAATTGAAACGTTTTTTAAATGGATGAAGCAACATTTACGAATCAAACGGTTTTGGGGAACGAGCGAGAACGCGGTGTATACGCAAATCTGGGTGGCACTCATCACTTACTGCTTGCAAGTCCTTCTACAAGTGAAAACAGGGTATAAGGGGACATGGTTAGAAGTGAAGCGAACAATCCGTCTGCTTCTTTTCCAGCCATTTTCGGAAGTGATTCGCTCGTTGTTTCGGAAACCGTCTCGAAAATCGAAAGGAAGACGAACCTATCGCTGGGTAGAGGAGTTCGAACGGATAGAGCAACAATGGGTAGAGGGGGAGGTGGAGCATCTCGATGAATTAGAGTATGACCCTATCTTTCTTGCGCCGTGGAAATAG
- a CDS encoding dihydroorotate dehydrogenase, which yields MSKLAVELPGLSLKNPIMPASGCFGFGREYAKLYDLSVLGAIMIKATTLEARFGNPTPRVAETPSGMLNAIGLQNPGLKKVMEEELPWLAQYDVPIIANVAGSTMEDYVEVAKRISQAPNVHALELNISCPNVKKGGIAFGTVPEVAAELTKLVKAVSEVPVYVKLSPNVTNIVEMAKAIEAAGADGLTMINTLLGMRIDVKTAEPILANRTGGLSGPAIKPIAIRMIYEVSQTVSIPIIGMGGIQSAEDVIEFFYAGASAVAVGTANFVDPFVCPNIIAELPALLDKLGFDHISECTGRSWKKGGPTVYCGA from the coding sequence ATGAGTAAGTTAGCGGTGGAACTGCCAGGACTTTCATTAAAAAATCCGATTATGCCGGCATCCGGCTGTTTCGGATTTGGTCGGGAATATGCGAAACTTTATGATTTGAGCGTGCTTGGGGCGATCATGATTAAAGCGACGACGCTTGAGGCGCGCTTTGGTAATCCAACACCGCGCGTAGCGGAAACGCCAAGCGGCATGTTAAACGCGATCGGCCTGCAAAATCCCGGCTTGAAAAAAGTAATGGAGGAAGAACTTCCGTGGCTAGCCCAATATGACGTGCCGATTATTGCCAATGTCGCTGGTTCGACGATGGAAGATTATGTCGAAGTCGCCAAACGCATTTCACAAGCGCCAAACGTTCATGCGCTCGAACTAAACATTTCATGCCCAAATGTGAAAAAAGGCGGGATTGCGTTTGGAACAGTACCGGAAGTGGCGGCCGAATTGACGAAGCTCGTGAAAGCAGTGTCAGAAGTGCCCGTGTATGTGAAGCTATCGCCAAATGTGACGAACATTGTCGAGATGGCGAAAGCAATCGAAGCGGCAGGGGCGGACGGCTTGACGATGATCAATACGTTGCTTGGTATGCGCATTGATGTGAAAACGGCAGAACCAATTTTAGCAAATCGTACCGGCGGGCTATCTGGACCAGCGATTAAACCGATTGCGATTCGCATGATTTATGAAGTGAGTCAGACGGTATCGATTCCAATTATCGGAATGGGTGGTATTCAATCAGCGGAAGATGTGATTGAATTTTTCTATGCTGGCGCAAGCGCTGTTGCGGTCGGGACAGCGAATTTCGTCGACCCGTTCGTTTGTCCGAACATTATTGCCGAGCTACCGGCATTGCTTGATAAGCTTGGCTTTGACCATATTTCCGAATGCACGGGAAGGAGCTGGAAAAAAGGTGGACCAACCGTTTATTGTGGCGCTTGA
- the pyrF gene encoding orotidine-5'-phosphate decarboxylase, which yields MDQPFIVALDFASKQEVNEFLRPFSSTSLFVKVGMELYYQEGSTMIAELKEQGHRIFLDLKLHDIPNTVKQAMKGLARLGVDLVNVHAAGGTQMMQAALEGLELGTPSGARRPHCIAVTQLTSTSEQMLRDELWIARPMEETVLHYASLAKESGLDGVVCSAKEVPLIRERCGEQFLTVTPGIRFANDDKNDQVRVVTPYEARKLGASLIVVGRSITRAFDPYAAYERLQWEWNGGERR from the coding sequence GTGGACCAACCGTTTATTGTGGCGCTTGATTTTGCATCGAAACAGGAAGTGAATGAGTTTTTACGACCGTTTTCTAGTACATCGTTGTTTGTTAAAGTTGGCATGGAACTATATTACCAAGAAGGATCAACGATGATTGCGGAATTGAAAGAACAAGGGCACCGCATTTTTTTAGACTTAAAGCTTCACGATATTCCGAATACGGTAAAACAGGCGATGAAAGGGCTCGCTCGCCTAGGGGTTGATTTAGTGAACGTGCATGCCGCTGGCGGCACGCAAATGATGCAAGCAGCGCTCGAAGGATTGGAATTAGGAACGCCAAGCGGAGCGCGCCGCCCGCATTGTATTGCGGTAACGCAGCTGACAAGTACAAGTGAACAAATGCTTCGTGATGAGCTTTGGATTGCGCGCCCGATGGAAGAAACGGTGCTACATTATGCGTCGCTTGCGAAAGAGAGCGGGCTTGATGGCGTCGTTTGCTCGGCGAAAGAAGTGCCGCTCATTCGCGAACGATGCGGGGAACAGTTTTTAACGGTTACGCCTGGGATTCGCTTTGCCAACGATGACAAAAACGACCAAGTTCGCGTTGTCACACCGTATGAGGCACGGAAGCTAGGTGCAAGCCTAATCGTCGTTGGAAGAAGCATCACCCGCGCTTTTGATCCATATGCGGCGTATGAGCGGCTACAATGGGAATGGAATGGAGGAGAGAGAAGATGA
- the pyrE gene encoding orotate phosphoribosyltransferase has protein sequence MKKEVATQLLQIGAVSLNPSAPFTWSSGMKSPIYCDNRLTLAYPAVRSAIAEELTALIRAHFPDVEVIAGTATAGIPHAAWTSDRLNLPMCYVRSQAKGHGKGKQIEGKVEAGQKVVVVEDLISTGGSSLNAVRALREAGCEVLGVVAIFTYGLDKGKQAFQEEHIPVYTLTDYNTLIEAAVELGVVTEQELATLRAWREHPETWGQ, from the coding sequence ATGAAAAAGGAAGTGGCGACACAATTGTTACAAATCGGGGCGGTATCTTTGAATCCTAGCGCGCCATTTACATGGTCATCAGGGATGAAATCGCCAATTTATTGCGATAATCGGTTGACGTTGGCGTATCCGGCGGTTAGAAGTGCGATTGCAGAGGAACTCACTGCGCTTATTCGGGCACACTTTCCAGATGTAGAAGTGATCGCTGGAACGGCAACTGCCGGCATTCCACATGCCGCATGGACGAGCGATCGTCTCAACTTGCCGATGTGTTACGTGCGCAGCCAAGCGAAAGGGCACGGAAAAGGAAAACAGATTGAAGGAAAAGTCGAAGCAGGGCAAAAGGTTGTTGTCGTCGAAGATTTAATTTCGACCGGAGGAAGTTCATTAAACGCAGTGCGGGCGTTGCGCGAAGCAGGCTGTGAGGTGCTTGGTGTCGTTGCGATTTTTACATACGGGTTAGATAAAGGGAAACAAGCATTTCAAGAAGAACACATTCCTGTCTATACGCTGACTGATTATAATACCTTAATTGAAGCGGCAGTGGAGCTTGGAGTCGTTACTGAACAAGAGCTTGCGACATTGCGCGCTTGGCGGGAACATCCAGAAACGTGGGGGCAATGA